One part of the Bradyrhizobium sp. CB1650 genome encodes these proteins:
- a CDS encoding heme lyase CcmF/NrfE family subunit: MIIETGHYALALALAVALLQSILPLWGTRTGDSALTSIAVPAAITQFLLLGYAFASLTYAHVVSDFSLVTVAENSLTTKPLIYKIAGVWGNHEGSMLLWVLVLAVFGAAVAIFERGMANELRANTLAVQGWISLAFLCFILFTSDPFLRRFPAPFEGQDLNPLLQDPGLAIHPPLLYVGYVGSSIVFSFAVATLISGRLDAAWARYVRPWILIAWIFLTLGIAMGSYWAYYTLGWGGFWFWDPVENASLMPWLAGTALLHSAAVMEKREALKIWTLFLAILTFSLSLLGTFLVRSGVLTSVHSFASDPARGVFILVILSVFIGGPLALYAWRAPSLSQRSVFAPFSRESTLAVNNLLLTTCCATVLTGTLYPLALEALTGDKISVGAPFFNLTLGPLVVPIVLLMPLGQSIAWKRGDLLGAAQRVTVAALGGLVVSILLVATVRGGSVFAAAGLGLAVYLIVGAFTDVASRIWARGQGGRVMLARAVGLPRSAWGAAIAHAGLGLTLMGLAATGWGVERIATVKLGQRIDLGPYQATIENFRSRQGPNYSELVGHTVISQGGAYVTAVDPAKRSFPTRQTTVTEAGIVTLSFGQIYISLGDRHADGSIDARLFWKPLVTSIWIGAVIMAFGGIVSLSDRRLRIGFARRAARLRVADSGAAPEPAE; this comes from the coding sequence ATGATCATCGAAACCGGACATTACGCGCTCGCTTTGGCTCTCGCCGTCGCGCTGCTTCAATCAATTCTGCCGCTCTGGGGAACCCGTACTGGCGATTCGGCACTTACTTCAATCGCGGTCCCTGCCGCAATCACCCAGTTCCTGCTCTTGGGTTATGCATTCGCATCACTGACTTACGCTCACGTGGTGTCCGATTTCAGTCTCGTGACGGTCGCCGAGAACTCACTCACCACTAAACCACTTATATACAAAATCGCAGGGGTCTGGGGCAATCACGAAGGATCGATGCTGCTTTGGGTTCTGGTTCTCGCGGTTTTTGGAGCGGCGGTGGCGATTTTCGAGCGCGGCATGGCGAACGAATTGCGCGCGAATACGCTAGCCGTCCAGGGCTGGATCTCTCTTGCCTTCCTCTGTTTCATTCTGTTCACCTCCGATCCCTTCTTGCGACGATTTCCTGCGCCGTTTGAGGGCCAGGACCTTAATCCGCTGCTTCAAGACCCGGGCCTTGCCATACACCCGCCGCTCCTTTACGTCGGCTATGTCGGTTCTTCGATCGTGTTCTCCTTCGCGGTAGCTACGCTGATCAGTGGCCGACTAGACGCCGCTTGGGCCCGCTATGTTCGGCCTTGGATACTGATCGCCTGGATCTTTTTGACGCTTGGCATCGCCATGGGGTCGTACTGGGCTTATTACACCCTTGGCTGGGGCGGATTCTGGTTCTGGGATCCGGTCGAAAACGCGTCATTGATGCCCTGGCTTGCGGGCACGGCGCTCCTCCATTCGGCTGCTGTCATGGAGAAACGTGAAGCCCTCAAGATTTGGACACTGTTCCTGGCGATACTTACGTTCTCGCTGTCGCTGCTGGGTACGTTCCTCGTGCGCTCGGGAGTACTGACCTCCGTCCATTCCTTCGCCAGCGACCCGGCTCGCGGCGTCTTCATCTTGGTCATACTGTCCGTATTCATCGGCGGGCCACTCGCGCTCTACGCATGGCGCGCACCTTCCCTGAGCCAGCGTAGCGTGTTCGCACCCTTCTCACGCGAGAGCACGCTGGCAGTCAATAACCTGCTGCTGACCACCTGCTGCGCTACGGTTCTGACCGGCACGCTCTATCCGCTCGCGCTTGAGGCTCTGACGGGGGACAAGATCTCAGTCGGTGCGCCGTTTTTCAATTTAACGCTCGGCCCGCTCGTAGTGCCTATCGTTCTGCTGATGCCGCTCGGTCAGTCGATCGCCTGGAAGCGCGGCGACCTGCTCGGCGCAGCGCAACGGGTGACGGTCGCAGCGTTGGGGGGTCTTGTAGTCTCCATTTTGCTCGTTGCCACCGTCCGCGGTGGCTCCGTCTTCGCTGCAGCCGGTCTCGGCCTTGCCGTCTACCTCATCGTTGGTGCGTTCACCGATGTGGCGTCGCGTATCTGGGCACGTGGGCAAGGCGGCCGGGTGATGCTAGCACGCGCGGTCGGCTTGCCGCGCTCCGCCTGGGGTGCGGCGATCGCTCACGCGGGCCTCGGCTTGACACTCATGGGCTTGGCGGCGACGGGTTGGGGTGTGGAACGTATCGCGACCGTCAAGTTAGGCCAGAGGATCGATCTCGGCCCTTATCAAGCCACCATCGAGAATTTTCGATCGCGGCAGGGCCCGAACTATTCTGAACTCGTCGGCCATACGGTCATCAGCCAGGGCGGCGCATACGTGACCGCCGTCGATCCAGCCAAGCGGAGCTTTCCCACGCGACAGACAACCGTCACCGAGGCTGGCATCGTAACGCTGAGTTTTGGGCAGATCTACATTTCGCTTGGGGACCGCCACGCGGATGGTTCGATCGATGCGCGCCTGTTCTGGAAGCCGCTCGTGACGAGCATCTGGATCGGTGCGGTCATCATGGCGTTCGGTGGGATTGTGTCGTTGTCCGATAGACGCCTCCGAATTGGCTTCGCGCGCCGCGCGGCTCGCCTCCGCGTCGCCGACAGCGGCGCAGCGCCGGAGCCCGCCGAATGA